A single Perca flavescens isolate YP-PL-M2 chromosome 2, PFLA_1.0, whole genome shotgun sequence DNA region contains:
- the tet2 gene encoding methylcytosine dioxygenase TET2 codes for METEQTRHETEESLILAQFGTSRNISHKLQNGGQSSEGDSLQITGDTNWNHFKPSAVVNSMKRHRENSNSPASVHGLFDQGSYVMNGELINGELKHALVEQSLLVHQPKKFKVDSEIKRNDDMSSSLVDSFPEMTKATDFECNTPQTEIKLDKRNCNCSNGDIFCLPRNKQVVIPNGAVSPPSTIESTPGDLLEKTLSQYYPEQVLITPQTSGPQLDAVNGSLANTLSSEGAQPPSLTSGLPNSGQMPDSQQQQPGALGNVEGGNNYNSVNYVVNGYSNNFKADHQQQQHQQRPPSYSGQELTVGQLPGMISPTNTANRSQQHQNGPRCYPEDTNPQDIYAKANQEFNQNSFLERNAPLQAAKTGGYGPFPNSGIQNEETRSGQHQRHSTDRGHQYGLQPQTFKQNAGNSDGADSTRPMGPSPQQPRHGLENRMENTSQQRANLPGSTSHQRGWVELNSSHSQQQPASGPSSQAQEQDMWRGFPAKPQSEQQAANPQVHCQMLEPNPAQRFQKQAGFTDSSQGSNSFQQQQQDCLPAQTHCAPAQHNTAPEWQSNLKAPQMRQPLPQKMPEQHNFHQDQQADSRYHTHMQTEHLCEDPDLQDILSPGFLPSQQQQQQEHCHLQRPLSHPPQFEGQQLKSPDYRPRSQPSQQQLQPNQPLTNNSAQSNKQHTQHSDHATFSYNNTTEMQQLQQLHRQFPPNSGSSNLKQFQPQRPNNHSHQPNHADFSQTSTHSQPHLPQAALNQQVSQMYHEAEQQLKTSCTQFQRGPRLPPPPVGPHAALRMHLLQRKERQGPPHPLQSTSDPKHGLRAVKMENGPRFELPCSQQQQEQQFQMPEAGIGGVHVKQENQPSLCERRQGQGNILASMEQSLRQYQLSPVFEKKSLVVNPLNKVKVESSGPVTILSTNTDLCGVESSAATPADVAKKNPPDSTPKKEHLLQNFMDSPMKLLDTPIKNLLDTPMKTQYDIASCHCVEQISEKDEGPYYTHLGSAPTVAGIRERMEKRSGLIGRAIRIEKVIYTGKEGKSTQGCPIAKWVIRRSSVEEKLLVLVRERTGHKCETACIIVVILVWEGILPSLADQLYSELRETLTKHGALTQRRCAINEERTCACQGLNSDNCGASFSFGCSWSMYYNGCKFARSKIPRKFRLLGDDMKEEEKLEHNFQNLATLLGPLYKTLAPDAYGNQVEHEHRATDCRLGLKEGRPFSGVTACLDFCAHAHRDLHNMQGGSTVVCTLTSEDNRDIAKIPEDEQLHVLPLYKASNTDEFGSEEGQQEKIKTGAIQVLSAFRRQVRMLAEPAKSCRQKKLDAKKAAANKNAMLDNERAEKALLAKSKAGTYENTAPSTPMAGHIPGAVGAILRSGQPTHPLGAHHQQLQQQQHQNILSPYPGSTNLASYPRFPNHPGSFPSTSKPSTMYPPQPLITASPYPSPLHVPNSYINGSNRPYPGYQCNGGMPLDSYHAYCASNQKHLDMYRQQRPALYSEQQYGVHPRYEVNYPPRYVEPGLQVNGYNACSMRPVHPMRPYSPYGPNGASDPQFMDPLSRAPSAHGGLDYTAAVSKGNQFGGYPNPYLSRSPQILASGEDPFHMQIKTEMAMPRPQMISAQLSGGCLNPETQSMLGMPNGSLMGSGIKQEPGTPQTPTTPQKPEVWSDNEHNFLDPDIGGVAVAPSHGSVLIECAKRELHATTPVKNPDRNHPTRISLVFYQHKNMNEAKHGLALWEAKMAEKAREKEEDAERNGGEGTPSKGKKGAKREHLESSETTGEPPYKRFIQALMEGSLSCTTNTYVNTSPYAFTKVTGPYSQFV; via the exons ATGGAAACAGAACAGACCAGACATGAGACAGAAGAAAGTCTGATATTAGCACAATTTGGCACATCTCGCAACATCTCTCACAAACTCCAGAATGGAGGCCAGTCTTCAGAGGGAGATTCTCTGCAGATCACTGGGGATACAAACTGGAACCATTTCAAGCCCAGCGCAGTTGTCAACTCCATGAAGAGGCACAGGGAGAACAGCAACAGTCCTGCTTCAGTACATGGGCTGTTTGATCAGGGATCCTACGTGATGAATGGAGAATTGATAAATGGGGAGTTAAAGCATGCACTCGTTGAGCAGTCCTTACTGGTCCATCAGCCCAAGAAATTTAAAGTAGATTCTGAGATTAAAAGAAATGATGACATGAGCTCCAGTTTGGTGGATAGCTTTCCTGAGATGACAAAGGCAACAGACTTTGAATGCAATACCCCACAGACAGAGATTAAGTTAGACAAGAGGAACTGTAATTGTTCTAATGGAGATATTTTCTGTCTACCAAGGAATAAACAAGTTGTGATTCCAAACGGTGCTGTATCACCCCCCTCAACCATAGAAAGCACTCCAGGTGATCTTTTAGAGAAAACCTTGTCTCAGTATTATCCTGAGCAAGTGTTAATCACACCACAAACATCTGGGCCACAGCTAGATGCTGTTAATGGTTCACTGGCAAATACGCTGTCCAGTGAAGGTGCTCAACCCCCCTCTTTAACCTCAGGATTGCCCAATTCAGGTCAGATGCCCGACTCACAGCAACAGCAGCCTGGGGCATTGGGCAATGTTGAAGGAGGCAACAATTATAACTCCGTCAACTATGTTGTGAATGGATACTCAAACAATTTTAAAGCAGACCACCAGCAGCAACAGCATCAGCAGCGGCCGCCATCTTACTCTGGTCAGGAGCTGACAGTAGGTCAGCTGCCTGGCATGATCTCACCTACAAATACTGCCAATAGATCACAACAACATCAAAATGGGCCACGGTGCTATCCAGAGGACACAAATCCTCAAGATATATATGCGAAGGCCAACCAAGAGTTTAACCAGAACTCTTTTCTGGAGCGCAATGCTCCTCTACAGGCAGCAAAGACAGGTGGATATGGACCCTTTCCCAACTCTGGGATACAAAATGAAGAAACCAGGTCTGGTCAGCATCAGCGCCATAGCACTGACAGGGGCCACCAGTATGGTCTTCAACCCCAGACCTTTAAACAAAACGCTGGCAACTCAGATGGAGCTGACAGTACGAGACCCATGGGGCCCAGTCCCCAGCAGCCACGTCATGGGTTAGAAAACAGGATGGAGAACACATCTCAGCAGAGAGCCAACTTGCCAGGTTCGACTTCCCACCAAAGAGGCTGGGTAGAGCTGAATTCTTCACATTCCCAGCAGCAACCAGCGAGTGGCCCGTCATCCCAGGCACAAGAGCAGGACATGTGGAGGGGCTTCCCTGCTAAGCCGCAGtcagagcagcaggcagctAACCCCCAGGTTCACTGCCAGATGTTGGAGCCAAATCCAGCGCAAAGATTCCAGAAACAGGCAGGTTTCACAGATAGCAGCCAGGGGTCTAACAGCttccagcagcaacagcaggacTGTCTCCCAGCCCAAACACACTGTGCTCCAGCCCAGCACAATACTGCCCCTGAGTGGCAGTCAAATTTGAAAGCACCTCAAATGCGGCAGCCTCTACCCCAGAAAATGCCTGAGCAGCATAATTTCCACCAAGATCAGCAGGCAGACAGCCGCTACCACACCCACATGCAGACAGAGCACTTATGTGAAGACCCTGACCTGCAGGATATACTGTCTCCTGGGTTTTTACCAtcacagcaacagcagcaacaagagCACTGTCATCTTCAACGTCCACTGTCCCACCCACCGCAATTTGAGGGGCAGCAACTCAAGTCTCCTGATTACAGACCTCGCAGTCAGCCAAGTCAGCAGCAGCTTCAACCCAATCAGCCTCTTACTAACAATTCTGCTCAATCCAACAAACAACACACCCAGCACAGTGACCATGCAACATTCAGTTACAATAACACAACAGAGATGCAACAGCTTCAACAACTTCATAGGCAGTTTCCACCAAACTCAGGCAGCAGTAACCTCAAGCAATTTCAACCACAGCGGCCTAACAACCACAGTCACCAGCCCAACCATGCAGACTTCTCCCAGACCTCTACACACTCACAACCTCACTTACCACAAGCCGCGTTAAACCAACAGGTATCACAGATGTATCATGAGGCTGAACAGCAGCTGAAGACATCATGCACTCAGTTCCAAAGAGGACCTCGACTACCTCCGCCACCTGTGGGTCCCCATGCAGCCCTGCGTATGCACCTGTTACAAAGGAAAGAGCGCCAGGGGCCTCCTCATCCCCTTCAGAGCACTAGTGACCCCAAACATGGCCTGAGAGCTGTGAAAATGGAAAATGGACCCAGATTTGAGCTGCCTTgttcacagcagcagcaggagcagcagttCCAGATGCCAGAGGCAGGCATAGGTGGAGTGCACGTCAAGCAGGAGAATCAACCATCCTTGTGCGAGCGAAGGCAGGGGCAGGGAAACATCTTGGCCTCCATGGAACAAAGCCTGAGGCAGTACCAGCTTTCACCTGTGTTTGAGAAGAAATCCCTTGTCGTCAATCCTTTAAATAAAGTCAAGGTGGAATCTTCTGGGCCGGTCACAATTCTGTCAACCAACACTGACCTATGTGGAGTGGAATCATCAGCAGCTACCCCAGCCGATGTAGCTAAAAAAAACCCACCTGATTCCACCCCTAAGAAGGAACACCTCCTACAAAACTTTATGGACTCTCCTATGAAGCTATTGGATACCCCTATAAAGAATCTACTGGACACACCCATGAAAACACAATATGACATTGCATCCTGCCACTGTGTTG AACAAATCAGTGAGAAGGATGAAGGCCCATACTACACTCACTTGGGGTCAGCGCCGACTGTTGCAGGTATACGGGAGAGGATGGAGAAAAG GTCTGGTCTGATTGGTCGCGCCATCAGGATTGAGAAAGTAATATACACCGGCAAGGAAGGAAAAAGTACACAAGGGTGCCCCATAGCTAAATGG GTGATTCGTCGATCCAGCGTGGAAGAAAAGCTACTGGTGTTGGTGCGCGAACGCACTGGTCACAAATGTGAGACCGCCTGCATCATTGTAGTAATCCTGGTCTGGGAGGGCATCCTGCCCAGCTTGGCTGACCAACTCTACAGTGAGCTACGTGAAACTCTAACAAAGCATGGAGCCCTCACCCAGAGACGATGTGCTATCAATGAGGA GAGGACCTGTGCATGCCAAGGGTTAAATTCTGACAATTGTGGAGCCTCTTTCTCCTTTGGCTGCTCCTGGAGCATGTACTACAACGGCTGCAAGTTTGCCCGGAGCAAAATCCCAAGAAAATTCAGACTACTAGGAGATGATATGAAAGAG gAAGAAAAACTGGAGCACAACTTTCAAAATCTAGCAACCTTATTGGGTCCCTTGTATAAAACATTGGCACCTGACGCTTATGGAAACCAG GTAGAACATGAACACAGAGCAACAGATTGTCGCCTGGGGCTCAAGGAGGGGCGTCCCTTCTCTGGAGTCACTGCCTGTCTGGACTTCTGTGCCCACGCTCACAGAGACCTCCACAACATGCAGGGAGGCAGCACTGTG GTGTGCACATTAACAAGTGAGGATAACCGAGATATTGCAAAGATACCAGAGGATGAGCAGCTCCATGTACTGCCTCTTTATAAGGCTTCCAACACTGATGAATTTGGCAGTGAGGAGGGTCAGCAGGAGAAAATCAAGACAGGCGCCATCCAAGTCCTCAGTGCCTTCCGTCGTCAGGTGCGCATGCTTGCAGAGCCCGCCAAGTCTTGCCGGCAAAAAAAGCTAGATGCTAAGAAGGCAGCCGCCAACAAGAATGCCATGCTGGACAATGAAAGGGCAGAGAAGGCCCTCCTGGCTAAGTCAAAAGCTGGCACTTATGAGAATACCGCTCCGAGCACTCCTATGGCAG GACATATTCCAGGTGCTGTGGGAGCAATCCTACGGTCAGGTCAGCCAACACACCCCCTTGGGGCCCATCATCAGCAACTACAGCAACAACAGCACCAGAACATTCTTTCTCCTTATCCTGGCTCAACTAATTTAGCCAGTTACCCCAGGTTCCCCAACCACCCTGGGTCTTTTCCAAGCACTTCCAAGCCAAGCACCATGTATCCCCCTCAGCCACTAATAACAGCCAGCCCTTACCCCTCCCCACTCCATGTACCAAACTCTTACATTAATGGATCAAATCGTCCATACCCAGGTTATCAGTGTAACGGAGGAATGCCCCTCGACAGTTACCATGCATACTGTGCTTCAAACCAAAAGCACCTGGACATGTATCGACAACAGCGGCCTGCACTTTACTCAGAGCAGCAGTACGGTGTACATCCACGTTATGAGGTCAATTATCCGCCAAGGTATGTTGAGCCAGGTTTACAGGTCAATGGTTACAATGCCTGCAGCATGAGGCCAGTTCACCCCATGAGACCTTACTCCCCTTATGGTCCTAATGGAGCATCAGACCCCCAGTTTATGGACCCCCTCTCAAGAGCACCCTCAGCTCATGGAGGTCTAGACTATACAGCTGCTGTAAGCAAAGGCAATCAGTTTGGAGGATACCCAAATCCATACCTATCTCGGAGCCCTCAAATCTTAGCCTCAGGCGAAGATCCTTTCCATATGCAAATCAAGACAGAGATGGCCATGCCCCGCCCACAGATGATTTCTGCTCAGTTAAGTGGCGGGTGTTTAAACCCTGAAACACAGTCAATGTTAGGTATGCCTAATGGGAGCCTCATGGGCTCTGGTATTAAGCAGGAGCCTGGAACACCACAGACACCCACAACCCCTCAAAAGCCTGAGGTGTGGTCAGACAATGAGCACAACTTCTTGGACCCCGATATTGGTGGTGTGGCAGTGGCACCGAGCCACGGCTCAGTCCTTATTGAGTGTGCAAAACGGGAGCTCCATGCCACAACCCCTGTTAAAAACCCAGACCGCAACCATCCAACACGCATCTCCTTGGTCTTCTACCAGcacaaaaatatgaatgaggccAAGCATGGTTTGGCACTGTGGGAAGCCAAAATGGCAGAGAAGGCTCGAGAGAAGGAGGAAGATGCAGAGAGGAATGGTGGCGAGGGGACACCTAGCAAGGGCAAGAAGGGGGCAAAGCGTGAACATCTAGAGTCATCAGAAACCACCGGGGAGCCTCCTTACAAGCGTTTTATCCAGGCACTAATGGAGGGGTCCTTGTCGTGCACAACAAACACCTATGTCAATACATCTCCATACGCCTTCACCAAGGTCACAGGGCCTTACAGTCAGTttgtgtaa